The following are from one region of the Paenibacillus sabinae T27 genome:
- a CDS encoding extracellular solute-binding protein gives MGKSTKKSWVKMITAMVLVPVLLTGMVGCSGSKGENSGSVASGDFNQEGLPIVKKPVTLKVLTVRWGSMGDTFTQNQWLKDLEKNTNVKIEWQVMSSNDWAEQKSIMLASGTLPEVILGDQSFSDSDIVNNLSYFRPLDDYIDKYMPNLKAAMQETPEMKQISTFPDGKIYSLPARLPSRPITAQQPVINKAWLDKLGLKAPDTIDDLYNVLKAFKEQDPNGNGKKDEIPYSEVGLSMDFLNPFGITDLNATSMMIKDGKPVYFPTSEEYKAGLEWVHKLYSEGLLDKELFTQDGTMASAKHQNPDAPIVGFSNQWTPDAVFGKWSDQYETIPPIAGPDGKRYSTGDPSGLSYRRNELLITKFCKNPEVAARWADQFYTNEASIQNFWGAIGTVIKKNDDGTYSLMDPPAGTSADAWYWEQSLRDFGPKYASPSFEQNIKLSPKTGDGLKLQLDKLGNEYVATPFPNVMYTSEEFQELPTLTTDIDTYVNTMRAQFITKGGINEGWDNYIKKLNDMGLEKLLKIRTDAYNRYTSVK, from the coding sequence ATGGGCAAAAGCACAAAGAAGAGTTGGGTGAAAATGATCACCGCAATGGTTCTTGTTCCTGTCCTGCTTACAGGTATGGTTGGCTGCAGCGGCAGCAAGGGAGAGAACTCCGGCTCAGTGGCTAGCGGCGATTTTAACCAAGAAGGCCTTCCGATTGTCAAGAAGCCGGTGACCTTGAAGGTTCTGACCGTCCGTTGGGGAAGCATGGGGGACACCTTCACGCAGAATCAATGGCTTAAGGACCTTGAAAAGAATACAAACGTCAAAATCGAATGGCAGGTGATGTCCTCCAACGACTGGGCCGAACAGAAGTCTATTATGCTGGCCAGCGGCACGCTTCCGGAAGTTATTCTGGGAGACCAATCCTTCTCTGATTCCGATATCGTAAATAATTTAAGCTATTTCCGCCCGCTGGATGATTATATCGACAAGTATATGCCCAATCTGAAAGCGGCCATGCAGGAAACACCTGAGATGAAACAGATCAGCACCTTTCCCGACGGAAAGATCTACTCTTTGCCGGCCAGGCTCCCATCGCGTCCCATCACTGCCCAACAGCCTGTTATTAATAAGGCCTGGCTGGATAAATTGGGGCTAAAGGCCCCGGACACCATTGACGATTTGTACAACGTATTAAAAGCGTTTAAAGAGCAAGACCCGAACGGGAACGGTAAAAAAGACGAGATTCCTTACAGTGAGGTCGGACTGTCGATGGATTTTCTGAACCCCTTCGGCATCACCGACCTGAACGCCACAAGCATGATGATTAAAGACGGCAAACCGGTATATTTCCCGACCAGCGAGGAATACAAAGCTGGACTGGAGTGGGTGCACAAACTCTATTCCGAAGGCTTGCTCGATAAAGAGCTGTTCACCCAGGACGGCACGATGGCATCCGCGAAGCATCAAAATCCGGACGCACCAATCGTAGGCTTTTCCAACCAATGGACACCCGATGCGGTATTTGGCAAATGGAGCGATCAATATGAGACCATTCCTCCAATCGCCGGACCGGATGGCAAACGGTATTCGACTGGAGATCCGAGCGGACTCAGCTACAGACGGAATGAACTGCTCATTACGAAATTCTGCAAAAATCCTGAGGTAGCCGCCCGTTGGGCCGATCAGTTCTATACGAATGAAGCCAGTATCCAGAATTTCTGGGGAGCGATCGGAACGGTCATCAAGAAGAACGACGACGGCACGTATTCGCTGATGGACCCGCCGGCCGGCACCAGCGCGGACGCCTGGTACTGGGAACAGTCACTCCGGGATTTCGGCCCGAAATATGCCAGCCCTTCTTTTGAGCAGAATATCAAGCTCAGTCCGAAGACCGGGGACGGACTTAAGCTGCAGCTCGACAAGCTGGGGAATGAATATGTGGCAACGCCTTTCCCTAACGTTATGTATACTTCGGAAGAGTTTCAGGAGCTGCCGACGCTGACGACGGACATTGACACCTACGTAAATACGATGCGCGCTCAATTTATTACCAAAGGCGGAATCAATGAGGGCTGGGACAACTATATTAAGAAGCTGAACGACATGGGACTGGAGAAGCTGCTGAAGATTCGTACAGATGCTTACAACCGCTATACCAGTGTAAAATAA
- a CDS encoding LacI family DNA-binding transcriptional regulator: protein MSYTIKDVARLADVSIATVSRVLNRSKPVSPEIREKVMKVVDELGYNPNPVARTLIMKESTLIGVLIPDVANTFISMFVRGIEKELIQHGYTTLLCNTNGDTDVELHYLNLLRDKYVDGVILLTSAPKPEQIEFFNKNDVPVIFSSHTDKDGRFSSINIDDYQATYDATKYLIGLGHRSIAFFCGPMDYYQTVRRYDGYKQALADNGITARPDWVFDKDYNLESGYKSGMELFARAKEDLPTAVCCVSDMIAIGAIRAAEDSGLSVPEDVSIMGFDDIPIAGAYRPKITTVRQPVYELGSGSAQMLLKQIREKGTGSCESKVLPMKLLKEKAAGR, encoded by the coding sequence ATGTCTTATACGATCAAGGATGTCGCCAGACTAGCCGATGTGTCCATTGCCACAGTGTCGCGGGTGCTGAACCGCAGCAAACCGGTAAGTCCCGAAATACGGGAGAAGGTCATGAAAGTGGTGGACGAGCTGGGCTACAATCCGAATCCCGTGGCCCGGACGCTCATCATGAAGGAGAGTACACTGATTGGCGTACTGATCCCGGACGTTGCAAATACATTCATTTCGATGTTTGTCCGCGGCATTGAAAAGGAACTCATCCAGCACGGCTACACGACTCTGCTCTGCAATACGAACGGGGATACGGATGTTGAACTTCATTATTTAAATCTGCTTCGTGATAAGTATGTGGATGGCGTTATTCTGCTGACCTCGGCGCCGAAGCCGGAGCAAATCGAGTTTTTCAATAAAAATGATGTACCCGTCATCTTCTCCAGCCATACGGACAAGGACGGCCGGTTCTCCAGCATCAACATCGATGATTACCAGGCTACCTATGATGCAACAAAATATCTGATCGGGCTGGGTCACCGCAGTATCGCTTTTTTCTGCGGTCCGATGGACTATTACCAGACGGTCCGGCGGTACGACGGCTACAAGCAGGCTTTAGCGGATAACGGTATTACCGCACGGCCGGACTGGGTGTTTGACAAGGACTATAACCTTGAATCGGGCTACAAGAGCGGGATGGAGCTGTTCGCAAGAGCGAAGGAAGACCTCCCGACGGCTGTGTGCTGTGTCAGTGATATGATCGCCATCGGAGCGATCCGGGCAGCGGAGGACAGCGGCCTGAGCGTTCCCGAGGATGTGTCGATCATGGGCTTTGACGATATTCCGATCGCAGGAGCGTACCGTCCGAAAATTACTACCGTACGCCAGCCGGTGTACGAGCTGGGTTCCGGGTCCGCGCAAATGCTGCTTAAGCAAATCCGGGAGAAAGGGACCGGAAGCTGCGAATCCAAAGTGCTTCCCATGAAATTATTGAAAGAGAAAGCTGCCGGGCGCTGA